In Kwoniella pini CBS 10737 chromosome 5, complete sequence, the following are encoded in one genomic region:
- a CDS encoding deoxyhypusine hydroxylase has protein sequence MSSIQVTPEQLSALKATLLNTSGKTPLHERFRSLFMLKAVGGDEVVDIIAEGLEDPSPLLKHELAYVLGQLSNLKALPILNSVLNNDLGKHCSMVRHEAAEALGALSQLKSLEILNKFLNDPSIEVRETCEIAIKKIEFDNSPEGKARKLNPDFPTIDPAPSAIPIGDISIPSLKEDLLNTSLPLFERYRAMFALRDFGANSKEAVEALADGFKDRSALFRHEVAYIFGQLSSPYSIPSLLSRLRDSKEDDMVRHEAAEALGGIASDGIEGEDQSNLPIDQQLPKGGVLSVLREWALKQDAPIVVRESCQVAIDMWEYENSTDQFNPLDSLTSTTNEKSNTTGMERSAHAAVAAMTIA, from the exons ATGTCATCTATTCAAGTTACACCAGAACAACTTTCAGCTCTTAAAGCTACTTTATTAAATACATCAGGTAAAACACCATTACAtgaaagatttagaagtTTATTCATGTTAAAAGCTGTTGGTGGAGATGAAGTAGTAGATATAAtagctgaag GTCTTGAAGatccttcacctttacttAAACATGAATTAGCATATGTTTTAGGACaactttcaaatttaaaagcattaccaattttaaattctgttttaaataatgatttaggAAAACATTGTTCAATGGTTAGACATGAAGCTGCAGAAGCATTAGGTGCATTAAGTCAATTAAAAAGTTtagaaattttaaataaatttttaaatgatcCTTCAATAGAAGTTAGAGAAACTTGTGAAATTgcaattaaaaaaattgaatttgataattcacctGAAGGAAAAGCTAGAAAATtaaa TCCCGATTTCCCAACTATTGATCCAGCACCTTCTGCTATACCTATAGGAGATATTTCTATTCCATCTcttaaagaagatttactTAATACTTCTTTACCACTTTTCGAAAGATATAGAGCAATGTTTGCTTTAAGAGATTTTGGTGCAAATAGTAAAGAAGCTGTTGAAGCTTTAGCAGATGGTTTTAAAGATAGATCAGCTTTATTCAG ACACGAAGTTGCTTATATTTTCGGTCAATTATCTTCACCTTATTCAATCCCTTCATTATTAAGTAGATTAAGagattcaaaagaagatgatatggtAAGACATGAAGCAGCTGAAGCTTTAGGTGGAATAGCTTCTGATGGAATAGAG GGTGAAGATCaatctaatttacctattgatcaacaattaCCTAAAGGTGGAGTTTTATCTGTACTTAGAGAATGGGCTTTAAAACAAGATGCACCTATAGTAGTTAGAGAAAGTTGTCAAGTAGCTATTGATATGTGGGAG TatgaaaattcaactgATCAATTTAATCCACTTGATTCTTTAACTTCAACAACgaatgaaaaatcaaatacaactGGAATGGAACGTTCAGCTCACGCTGCTGTAGCAGCTATGACAATTGCTTAA